From the genome of Bactrocera oleae isolate idBacOlea1 chromosome 2, idBacOlea1, whole genome shotgun sequence, one region includes:
- the LOC106617721 gene encoding probable rRNA-processing protein EBP2 homolog — MKRKPQLEAETDSEYYSDDNSDEELQEAFARGDLKPGLNIEFSSGREKVNNIPKLLAKTDEIKLDLPWIERMDMVNDLAPLAPELVVQLEKHEQKRVNMFKGNAKIPYVRPDEDPILNDFKREMLFHRQAQAAVLEGIQLLHSAEVVTRRPDDYFAEMAKSDEHMQKVRANLMAKQEGQAKSERIKQIREQRKMGKLLAKQTKVQREMEKKDMLDKLKKFRKGKLKNLDFLEDAKALESQKKKSTDKRKQRNKKFGFGGKKKGQKRNTKSSAGGFEKVKNFRKGAKASSSGNKRLGKSRRLRSKSQK; from the exons cTTCAAGAAGCCTTTGCTCGTGGCGACCTTAAACCGGGTTTGAACATAGAGTTCAGCTCAGGAAGAGAGAAAGTCAACAATATC CCAAAACTGCTAGCCAAAACAGATGAAATTAAACTAGATTTGCCATGGATAGAAAGAATGGATATGGTAAATGATTTGGCTCCACTGGCACCTGAATTAGTCGTGCAGTTAGAGAAACATGAGCAGAAGCGTGTTAATATGTTTAAAGGCAACGCTAAAATTCCATATGTGCGTCCGGACGAAGATCCTATACTAAATGACTTTAAACGTGAAATGCTATTTCATCGCCAAGCACAGGCCGCCGTATTGGAGGGAATACAACTTTTACATTCTGCGGAGGTTGTTACGCGTCGTCCCGATGACTATTTTGCTGAAATGGCTAAATCTGACGAACATATGCAAAAGGTACGTGCTAATCTTATGGCCAAGCAAGAGGGTCAAGCTAAGTCGGAACGTATCAAGCAAATACGTGAACAACGTAAAATGGGCAAATTacttgcaaaacaaacaaaagtacAGCGGGAAATGGAAAAGAAAGATATGTTGGATAAGTTGAAGAAATTCCGAAAAGGCAAATTGAAAAATCTTGACTTCTTGGAGGATGCTAAGGCTTTAGAAtcacaaaagaaaaaatcaacagATAAGCGGAAACAACGTAATAAGAAGTTTGGGTTTGGTGGTAAAAAGAAGGGCCAAAAACGAAACACAAAATCCTCTGCCGGCGGAttcgaaaaagtgaaaaattttagGAAAGGCGCAAAAGCTTCGAGCAGTGGAAACAAACGGCTAGGAAAATCACGCCGATTGAGATCCAAATcacagaaataa
- the LOC106617722 gene encoding G patch domain-containing protein 4 encodes MDFARKILNKYGWKEGEGLGKHNNGIVKPLKASMKFDNAGLGSDQAAKDFNNHWWERVFNEAAENVDVRTTKNGVSVDLKNKAESVEISTKEYSVKKLKKAKDQSYPNDNRYDNFLQSATLTKSGDEIENPNKIAVADISVKKYKPLTDEELFRACGGRTAHKGARHGLKLSGKLSRIEQQEQELLAKMEEKIKKSTKKDFNKKSDVLINAAYEEPKKKKNKGVAVQELPVLNLCKEMNSLTKLKKNERKDIPENSHINVDVSTKKKK; translated from the coding sequence ATGGATTTTGCtcgtaaaatattgaataaatatggATGGAAAGAAGGAGAAGGCTTAGGAAAACATAACAATGGCATTGTTAAACCCTTGAAAGCTAGTATGAAATTTGACAATGCTGGACTTGGCTCTGATCAAGCAGCCAAAGATTTCAATAATCATTGGTGGGAACGCGTTTTCAACGAGGCCGCAGAAAATGTTGATGTGAGAACGACCAAAAATGGTGTAAGtgtggacctaaaaaacaaAGCTGAGAGTGTAGAAATATCTACAAAGGAATACTcggtaaaaaaattgaaaaaagccAAGGATCAAAGTTACCCAAATGACAACCGATATGATAATTTTCTACAATCAGCCACACTTACAAAATCGGGCGATGAAATTGAAAATCCCAACAAAATAGCTGTAGCCGACATATCCGTTAAGAAATACAAACCTTTAACAGACGAGGAGTTATTTCGTGCATGTGGGGGAAGAACCGCTCATAAAGGAGCACGACATGGtttaaaattaagtggaaaactATCTCGTATAGAACAGCAGGAGCAAGAACTTTTGGCTAAAAtggaagaaaaaataaagaaatccaCGAAAAaggatttcaataaaaaatctgATGTTTTAATTAATGCGGCATATGAAGAaccgaagaagaagaaaaataaaggaGTCGCGGTACAGGAGTTAcctgttttaaatttatgtaaagaaATGAATTCTTTaactaaattaaagaaaaatgaaCGGAAAGATATTCCTGAAAATAGCCACATAAACGTTGATGTaagcaccaaaaaaaaaaaatag
- the LOC106617724 gene encoding uncharacterized protein, with translation MDMKLLVFLLFLYGNVIPILCMIIRRTDAETMQMKSSQRARRQIDINLSAEHDENNDETEIALEAIANLWRSADSKTQIDGSAKVIHHSNSLNSGNTRFSGRLHVHHDYRKK, from the coding sequence ATGGATATGAAGTTATTggtatttctactttttttatatGGTAATGTAATTCCCATACTGTGTATGATAATACGGAGAACCGATGCTGAAACTATGCAAATGAAGTCTTCACAAAGAGCTCGTCGTCAAATCGATATAAATTTGTCAGCTGAACATGATGAGAATAACGACGAAACAGAAATAGCTCTAGAAGCGATAGCCAATTTATGGCGTAGTGCTGATAGTAAAACACAGATCGATGGGTCAGCCAAAGTGATACACCACAGCAATTCTTTGAATTCCGGAAATACACGTTTTTCAGGACGTTTACATGTTCATCACGACTATAGAAAAAAGTGA
- the Cog4 gene encoding conserved oligomeric Golgi complex subunit 4, with protein sequence MLSSTDISETDNMQSVLKKIQDEEDGINSNLQNLLSKQTILDSKMNAICYFLGALNTVSTDSKKLSTQISHTSDLAKSVSAKVRSVDMARSRASECQKRVHDLIDLQLCSQGVLNALEEEDYEKGSALIGRFLSIDQNVLRRTAGDVGSNGSVTSVSDAVDTLEKATEKMRKLVVIRFDEAVNKDDLASVERFLKLFPLLGMHQDGIEKFGKYICLKLALKCEKELRSSLDIAKAENRLSVAFADTLTILLENFARVIEVNKPIIETYYGSGYLLILATLLQNECDLEVKNVILEFNKNRRIPDLIQQINEYNRLIGGSMPSLIQFQKQSLNSDKPQPKDIDALILELTIMHSRAELYFRFLRRKVNSDIEASDKHPIEKEQQLQRLSTTLNNSDLSRKMQEILSTYLLFERHFMEESVYKAIILDTFEGGQQCSSMVDDVFYILRKCIRRSLTTQSVNGLCAVINNTASCLCNFISALKIPLKNGYPSGYTDLAYSAIQSAVQHGKLQSSDSEKARSNFINRLNNADMSTEFLETLWETVEQDIKNTFPSLSVTEQRIVDSCISELRTVRDSLKACVNFGMTQLRSSAIKPRLNPWIDQFFNYSHILSEEELADYEAGETFIQTLIVQLDSFLSQFKNVLTPRNFDAFVSILASDTTSRLERAVKKSSFNRLGGLILDQEIRALSSYLTGVTSWSVRDKMTRLTQIATILNLEKVEELSDYWGPDNDNESPSWRLTPQEVRTLLALRIDFRIDDIKRIKL encoded by the coding sequence ATGCTTTCTTCTACGGATATCAGTGAAACAGATAATATGCAAtcagttttaaagaaaatacaagACGAAGAGGATGGGATTAATTCCAATTTACAAAACCTGCTTTCCAAGCAAACAATTTTGGACTCAAAAATGAATGCAATTTGTTATTTCCTGGGTGCCTTAAACACAGTAAGCACAGACTCTAAAAAGTTAAGCACACAAATTTCTCATACGTCCGATTTAGCTAAATCTGTTAGTGCTAAAGTACGTTCTGTAGACATGGCACGGAGTAGGGCATCTGAATGCCAGAAGCGTGTTCACGATTTGATAGATCTGCAACTTTGTAGTCAAGGTGTTTTGAATGCCCTTGAAGAGGAAGATTATGAAAAGGGATCTGCACTTATTGGACGCTTTTTATCAATTGATCAAAATGTTCTACGGCGTACTGCTGGTGACGTCGGATCAAACGGTTCGGTTACATCTGTAAGTGATGCAGTCGATACACTGGAAAAGGCTACTGAGAAAATGCGAAAGCTTGTAGTTATCCGTTTTGACGAAGCGGTTAATAAAGATGACTTAGCATCCGTTGAACGTTTTTTGAAATTGTTCCCATTATTAGGTATGCATCAGGATGGCATTGAAAAGTTTGGCAAATACATTTGTTTGAAATTAGCGCTAAAATGTGAAAAAGAACTGCGATCATCTTTGGATATTGCAAAGGCAGAGAATCGCTTATCAGTCGCATTTGCGGACACCTTAACAATATTGCTTGAAAATTTCGCTAGAGTAATTGAagtgaacaaacctattatagAGACCTACTATGGATCTGGTTATCTTCTTATCTTGGCCACATTACTACAAAATGAATGTGATTTAGAGGTGAAGAAcgtaattttagaatttaataaaaataggcGTATTCCAGATCTAATTCAACAAATTAACGAATATAATCGTTTAATAGGTGGCAGCATGCCTTCCcttattcaatttcaaaaacaatCATTAAACTCTGATAAACCACAACCTAAAGATATAGATGCTTTAATATTGGAATTGACAATAATGCATTCTCGTGCTGAATTGTACTTCAGATTTTTGAGGCGTAAAGTTAATTCGGACATTGAGGCAAGTGACAAACACCCCATTGAAAAAGAACAGCAACTTCAACGATTATCAACCACACTAAATAATTCAGACCTTAGCCGCAAAATGCAGGAGATACTAAGCACTTATCTTCTCTTCGAAAGGCATTTCATGGAGGAAAGTGTGTATAAAGCTATAATTTTAGATACATTCGAGGGCGGTCAACAATGTTCCTCTATGGTAGATGATGTTTTCTATATTTTGCGAAAATGTATTCGTCGATCGTTAACAACACAATCAGTAAATGGATTATGTGCAGTAATTAATAACACCGCTTCCTGTTTATGTAACTTCATAAGTGCATTGAAAATTCCATTAAAAAATGGATATCCTTCTGGTTACACAGATTTGGCTTATAGTGCAATACAAAGTGCTGTGCAACATGGCAAATTACAATCAAGCGACAGTGAAAAAGCACgcagcaattttataaatcgaTTGAATAATGCCGATATGTCAACGGAATTCCTTGAAACATTGTGGGAAACAGTGGAAcaagatattaaaaatacattccCCTCTTTATCAGTTACAGAGCAGCGAATCGTAGATAGCTGCATATCAGAATTAAGAACTGTGAGGGATTCTTTGAAGGCCTGTGTAAATTTCGGCATGACACAATTGAGGTCCAGTGCAATTAAGCCCCGCTTAAATCCCTGGATTGATCAATTCTTCAATTATAGCCATATATTATCCGAAGAAGAACTAGCTGACTACGAAGCTGGAGAAACTTTTATCCAAACACTTATTGTGCAACTCGATTCATTTTTAAGTCAATTTAAAAATGTACTAACACCACGAAACTTTGACGCTTTTGTTAGCATTTTGGCATCAGATACAACATCTAGACTAGAGAGGGCTGTCAAGAAATCGTCATTTAACCGCCTGGGAGGTCTTATACTCGACCAGGAGATTCGTGCCCTCAGCTCATATTTAACTGGCGTCACATCATGGTCCGTGCGCGATAAAATGACACGTCTAACGCAGATAGCGACAATCTTAAATCTAGAAAAAGTTGAAGAGCTTTCAGATTATTGGGGTCCGGATAACGATAATGAGTCTCCTTCTTGGCGTTTAACGCCTCAAGAAGTGCGAACATTATTAGCATTACGTATCGATTTTCGCATAGATGACATTAAGCGCATTAAATTATAA
- the Zwilch gene encoding protein zwilch isoform X1, which yields MSTHLANVYAFLLRGYGESYTLIYSEPPTYLCKIVGQNRCGGKVVFIYQEDRSINDKIYASPRKLINKEDAVKIDMDLTGSPLKDDCVVEAIEDISLNIKTNQGNSWKIEEECQKGIPIGKARSLLCNENFQFVDPDATGSIWILCNGADAGKTLLLQYEFASGYFSRGIISFSGVIQVNDVKVESIMQQHMSLNSGISTGQVETYIENIYQIKSNISVRCCWSSTAALPSLIDLTSCEVTLRQTFRLEACNELTEDFMNELRILTVIKNDIIAYKSLDKCDAEGRNEVLVYRCGCGIDTRELRESINKAVIEIAGLGDMHSADSGIKCDIESVVQRIKFRRLTDLTDKLWEILRRCSSYKDLKMAFTILFKCAAHCNIVNTPTNKNRLAEIITEVANKRLAIPCLTGSEPLELLLEIGLEKLYKDYELIFDESKICSSNDLKSKSLFDSQHNDEKISMPNVRKSLRNAVRPDPVAMRKTLLHNKAKKDIKFEHEETIGFKNSSFDEIEVSERLAKLLQVHCALEHLLMIDINLNLSNVYSEVCEQLLSKPPRFLDNIDENLVDEIEISLSAHDVREHLEGKDPHVRLISMCSENKFREVKSTFYYSMNNICPPGISEHFQSDDKEACKENTYYSWLYRKIKTLH from the exons ATGTCAACTCACTTGGCTAATGTTTACGCATTTTTATTACGTGGATATGGTGAATCATATACACTAATATATTCTGAACCTCCAacttatttatgtaaaattgttGGACAAAATAGATGTGGCGGCAAAGTTGTATTCATATATCAAGAG gaTCGTAGTATAAACGACAAAATCTACGCATCACCAAGAAAACTAATTAATAAAGAAGATGCTGTTAAAATAGATATGGACCTCACTGGCAGCCCCTTGAAAGATGATTGTGTGGTAGAGGCCATAGAagatatttcattaaatataaaGACCAATCAAGGAAATTCTTGGAAAATTGAAGAAGAATGCCAGAAAGGGATTCCAATTGGAAAAGCTCGTTCATTATTGTGTAATGAAAATTTTCAGTTTGTAGATCCTGATGCAACAGGTTCAATATGGATTCTTTGTAATGGAGCTGACGCGGGTAAAACTCTACTTTTGCAATATGAATTTGCTTCCGGTTATTTTAGCCGAGGCATAATTTCTTTTTCTGGAGTGATACAAGTGAATGACGTAAAAGTAGAATCTATAATGCAGCAACATATGTCTCTTAATAGTGGAATTTCAACTGGTCAAGTAGAAACTTACATTGAGAACATATATCAAATAAAGTCTAACATTTCTGTGAGGTGTTGTTGGTCCTCTACTGCAGCTTTACCTTCTCTAATTGATTTAACGTCATGTGAAGTTACTTTGCGGCAAACCTTTCGACTAGAGGCTTGTAATGAGTTAACAGAAGATTTCATGAATGAGTTGCGGATATTGACTGtaattaaaaatgatataatagcGTACAAGAGTTTGGATAAATGTGATGCTGAGGGAagaaatgaagttcttgtatatCGCTGTGGTTG CGGAATAGATACAAGGGAATTGCGAGAAAGTATAAACAAGGCAGTTATTGAAATTgctggcttaggagatatgcacagcGCAGATAGTGGTATCAAGTGCGATATAGAATCTGTTGTTCAACGCATAAAGTTCCGGCGACTTACAGACCTCACAGATAAATTATGGGAAATTTTAAGAC GTTGCTCTTCATATAAAGATCTAAAAATGGCATTTACGATTCTATTTAAATGTGCGGCTCACTGCAATATTGTG AATACGCCAACAAACAAGAATCGACTGGCAGAAATCATTACCGAGGTTGCGAATAAACGCTTGGCCATACCATGTCTCACGGGCAGCGAACCTTTGGAATTGCTATTAGAAATCGGATTGGAAAAACTATACAAAGACTATGAACTCATATTtgatgaaagtaaaatatgtagTTCAAACGATTTGAAAAGTAAAAG TCTTTTTGATTCGCAACATAACGATGAGAAAATTTCAATGCCAAATGTGCGCAAGTCACTGCGCAATGCTGTGCGTCCAGACCCGGTGGCGATGCGTAAAACATTATTGCataataaagcaaagaaagatATTAAATTCGAACACGAAGAAACAATAGGGTTTAAGAATAGTAGTTTTGATGAAATTGAGGTGTCTGAGCGTCTGGCCAAGCTATTACAAGTGCATTGTGCTTTGGAACATTTGCTTATGATagatatcaatctgaatttGAGTAACG TATATAGCGAGGTATGTGAGCAACTTTTAAGCAAACCCCCACGTTTTCTAGATAACATTGACGAAAATTTGGTGGATGAAATAGAAATATCGCTATCTGCACATGATGTGCGTGAACATTTGGAAGG CAAAGATCCGCATGTGCGTCTCATATCAATGTGCTCCGAAAACAAATTTCGAGAAGTAAAATCTACTTTTTATTACAGCATGAATAACATTTGCCCTCCTGGTATTTCAGAACATTTTCAATCAGATG ataaGGAGGCATGCAAAGAGAATACATATTATAGCTGGTTGTAccgtaaaattaaaacattgcattaa
- the Zwilch gene encoding protein zwilch isoform X2 translates to MSTHLANVYAFLLRGYGESYTLIYSEPPTYLCKIVGQNRCGGKVVFIYQEDRSINDKIYASPRKLINKEDAVKIDMDLTGSPLKDDCVVEAIEDISLNIKTNQGNSWKIEEECQKGIPIGKARSLLCNENFQFVDPDATGSIWILCNGADAGKTLLLQYEFASGYFSRGIISFSGVIQVNDVKVESIMQQHMSLNSGISTGQVETYIENIYQIKSNISVRCCWSSTAALPSLIDLTSCEVTLRQTFRLEACNELTEDFMNELRILTVIKNDIIAYKSLDKCDAEGRNEVLVYRCGCGIDTRELRESINKAVIEIAGLGDMHSADSGIKCDIESVVQRIKFRRLTDLTDKLWEILRRCSSYKDLKMAFTILFKCAAHCNIVNTPTNKNRLAEIITEVANKRLAIPCLTGSEPLELLLEIGLEKLYKDYELIFDESKICSSNDLKSKSLFDSQHNDEKISMPNVRKSLRNAVRPDPVAMRKTLLHNKAKKDIKFEHEETIGFKNSSFDEIEVSERLAKLLQVHCALEHLLMIDINLNLSNDNIDENLVDEIEISLSAHDVREHLEGKDPHVRLISMCSENKFREVKSTFYYSMNNICPPGISEHFQSDDKEACKENTYYSWLYRKIKTLH, encoded by the exons ATGTCAACTCACTTGGCTAATGTTTACGCATTTTTATTACGTGGATATGGTGAATCATATACACTAATATATTCTGAACCTCCAacttatttatgtaaaattgttGGACAAAATAGATGTGGCGGCAAAGTTGTATTCATATATCAAGAG gaTCGTAGTATAAACGACAAAATCTACGCATCACCAAGAAAACTAATTAATAAAGAAGATGCTGTTAAAATAGATATGGACCTCACTGGCAGCCCCTTGAAAGATGATTGTGTGGTAGAGGCCATAGAagatatttcattaaatataaaGACCAATCAAGGAAATTCTTGGAAAATTGAAGAAGAATGCCAGAAAGGGATTCCAATTGGAAAAGCTCGTTCATTATTGTGTAATGAAAATTTTCAGTTTGTAGATCCTGATGCAACAGGTTCAATATGGATTCTTTGTAATGGAGCTGACGCGGGTAAAACTCTACTTTTGCAATATGAATTTGCTTCCGGTTATTTTAGCCGAGGCATAATTTCTTTTTCTGGAGTGATACAAGTGAATGACGTAAAAGTAGAATCTATAATGCAGCAACATATGTCTCTTAATAGTGGAATTTCAACTGGTCAAGTAGAAACTTACATTGAGAACATATATCAAATAAAGTCTAACATTTCTGTGAGGTGTTGTTGGTCCTCTACTGCAGCTTTACCTTCTCTAATTGATTTAACGTCATGTGAAGTTACTTTGCGGCAAACCTTTCGACTAGAGGCTTGTAATGAGTTAACAGAAGATTTCATGAATGAGTTGCGGATATTGACTGtaattaaaaatgatataatagcGTACAAGAGTTTGGATAAATGTGATGCTGAGGGAagaaatgaagttcttgtatatCGCTGTGGTTG CGGAATAGATACAAGGGAATTGCGAGAAAGTATAAACAAGGCAGTTATTGAAATTgctggcttaggagatatgcacagcGCAGATAGTGGTATCAAGTGCGATATAGAATCTGTTGTTCAACGCATAAAGTTCCGGCGACTTACAGACCTCACAGATAAATTATGGGAAATTTTAAGAC GTTGCTCTTCATATAAAGATCTAAAAATGGCATTTACGATTCTATTTAAATGTGCGGCTCACTGCAATATTGTG AATACGCCAACAAACAAGAATCGACTGGCAGAAATCATTACCGAGGTTGCGAATAAACGCTTGGCCATACCATGTCTCACGGGCAGCGAACCTTTGGAATTGCTATTAGAAATCGGATTGGAAAAACTATACAAAGACTATGAACTCATATTtgatgaaagtaaaatatgtagTTCAAACGATTTGAAAAGTAAAAG TCTTTTTGATTCGCAACATAACGATGAGAAAATTTCAATGCCAAATGTGCGCAAGTCACTGCGCAATGCTGTGCGTCCAGACCCGGTGGCGATGCGTAAAACATTATTGCataataaagcaaagaaagatATTAAATTCGAACACGAAGAAACAATAGGGTTTAAGAATAGTAGTTTTGATGAAATTGAGGTGTCTGAGCGTCTGGCCAAGCTATTACAAGTGCATTGTGCTTTGGAACATTTGCTTATGATagatatcaatctgaatttGAGTAACG ATAACATTGACGAAAATTTGGTGGATGAAATAGAAATATCGCTATCTGCACATGATGTGCGTGAACATTTGGAAGG CAAAGATCCGCATGTGCGTCTCATATCAATGTGCTCCGAAAACAAATTTCGAGAAGTAAAATCTACTTTTTATTACAGCATGAATAACATTTGCCCTCCTGGTATTTCAGAACATTTTCAATCAGATG ataaGGAGGCATGCAAAGAGAATACATATTATAGCTGGTTGTAccgtaaaattaaaacattgcattaa